A single region of the Bdellovibrionales bacterium CG10_big_fil_rev_8_21_14_0_10_45_34 genome encodes:
- a CDS encoding ABC transporter ATP-binding protein: protein MGFAPNVKSGSATSNTRSWRGLITVKNVTKAFENFYALKDVSLEIPSCRTHVILGSSGSGKSTLLRIIAGITKPDSGEVLIDGMPVEKFRLASGAEKIAFVPQDGGLFPHMTVEKNLEIQSRMLKLHGSCEQKANELFDMLFLPIRLLEYYPLELSGGQRQRVALARALMTDPQVLLLDEPMSALDPLVKAELRASLKDLFLKLNKTVVLVTHDLAQAAILSHSVSLFRMGECLQSDTFENIVSHPSDEFVSKFVKSQVLNL from the coding sequence ATTGGCTTCGCCCCGAATGTTAAGAGTGGGTCAGCAACTAGTAATACCAGGTCTTGGCGCGGATTGATCACCGTCAAGAATGTCACCAAAGCTTTTGAAAACTTTTATGCTCTTAAAGATGTGAGCTTAGAAATCCCTAGTTGTAGGACTCATGTAATCTTGGGTTCAAGTGGTTCTGGCAAAAGCACTCTCTTGAGAATTATTGCAGGAATCACCAAGCCCGATAGCGGCGAGGTGTTGATTGACGGCATGCCAGTCGAGAAGTTTCGATTGGCATCGGGGGCCGAGAAAATAGCTTTTGTACCTCAAGATGGTGGACTGTTTCCGCACATGACCGTAGAGAAGAATCTTGAAATTCAAAGTCGAATGTTAAAGCTTCACGGGAGTTGTGAACAGAAGGCAAATGAACTCTTTGATATGTTGTTTTTGCCAATTCGCCTACTTGAGTATTATCCTCTTGAGCTCAGTGGCGGGCAAAGGCAGAGAGTGGCTTTGGCCCGCGCCCTTATGACAGACCCACAAGTTCTTTTACTTGATGAACCCATGTCGGCCTTGGACCCACTTGTAAAGGCAGAACTTCGAGCGTCTCTGAAAGATCTGTTTTTGAAACTCAATAAGACAGTCGTATTGGTCACTCACGACCTCGCTCAGGCAGCTATTCTTTCTCATTCAGTGAGTTTATTTCGCATGGGTGAGTGCCTCCAGTCAGACACATTTGAGAATATTGTCTCTCATCCATCTGACGAATTTGTTTCTAAGTTTGTGAAGTCGCAAGTGCTGAATCTGTGA
- a CDS encoding XRE family transcriptional regulator has protein sequence MNTKKSSTRKFLEKLTGGPVTLGRLLESIRLGEESSQAQFAKRLHISRSHLNDIEKGNKAVSPERAARFARALGHSEERFVELALQSLVDEAGLKLKVMVDVA, from the coding sequence ATGAATACTAAAAAGAGTTCTACTAGGAAGTTCTTAGAAAAGTTGACTGGCGGGCCTGTCACACTAGGGCGCTTGCTGGAATCTATTCGACTTGGAGAAGAATCTTCGCAGGCTCAGTTTGCTAAGCGGCTACATATCTCTCGCTCTCATTTAAACGACATTGAAAAAGGCAATAAGGCTGTTAGTCCAGAGCGGGCGGCGAGATTTGCACGAGCTTTAGGGCATTCTGAAGAGCGCTTTGTTGAGCTAGCACTTCAATCTCTCGTCGACGAAGCTGGTTTGAAACTCAAAGTTATGGTTGATGTTGCCTAA
- a CDS encoding signal peptidase II, translating into MNKRLWLLYVFFPLSLVLFIDQITKTWASDLTHTLRFGKLFFSLHHNYGAILGLFSDLPAVLRVVSLSTGGAFLVFTFFVLQYLLPTKFPHLRIGMSILLGGILGNVLDRILMGYVVDFIAFDFGRWVSPVFNLSDALQWVGYILIFYGLIRYGHQLWPDNDSRKRYWINPKFQLEYSLKMMAAGLGFSIIALVFSYTYFRVAMIELIGHQPSLEEKFLNPYVVTFGIVTCGFLSVLFLVGLVLSHRAAGPIFAFEKFLDDLMAGKKRVLKLRAGDEFRHLEELSLKLAEHFGSAVEEPPTESESDKDDTTKDDVAADSASDTGLPNSTNTTSRKLIV; encoded by the coding sequence ATGAATAAACGCCTTTGGCTGCTTTACGTATTTTTTCCACTGAGTCTTGTTCTGTTTATAGATCAAATCACAAAAACGTGGGCAAGTGATCTTACGCATACACTCAGATTTGGAAAGTTATTTTTCTCACTTCACCACAATTATGGCGCCATACTCGGGCTGTTTTCAGACCTTCCTGCCGTTCTTCGAGTCGTTTCTCTTTCTACCGGAGGGGCATTTTTAGTTTTCACATTTTTTGTGCTTCAGTACCTCTTACCTACTAAGTTTCCGCACTTACGAATAGGTATGTCTATATTGCTTGGCGGGATACTCGGAAACGTTCTAGACCGCATTCTCATGGGATATGTGGTCGACTTTATTGCTTTTGATTTTGGAAGATGGGTTTCGCCGGTTTTCAATCTGTCAGATGCACTGCAATGGGTTGGTTACATTCTTATTTTTTACGGTTTAATAAGATACGGGCACCAGCTCTGGCCAGATAACGACTCTCGAAAACGTTATTGGATTAATCCGAAGTTTCAGCTCGAGTACTCTTTAAAGATGATGGCTGCGGGTCTTGGCTTTTCGATTATTGCACTTGTTTTTAGTTATACTTATTTTCGAGTAGCCATGATCGAGCTGATCGGTCATCAACCATCTCTTGAAGAAAAGTTTTTAAATCCTTACGTGGTTACTTTCGGCATTGTGACTTGCGGATTTTTGAGCGTTTTGTTTTTAGTGGGCTTAGTGCTTTCGCACAGAGCAGCAGGTCCCATTTTTGCTTTCGAAAAGTTTCTCGACGATCTTATGGCAGGTAAAAAGCGGGTACTCAAACTACGCGCTGGAGATGAGTTTAGGCATTTAGAGGAGCTTTCTTTAAAGCTTGCTGAGCACTTCGGCAGTGCTGTTGAAGAGCCGCCGACAGAATCTGAATCAGACAAAGACGACACTACCAAGGATGACGTCGCAGCGGATAGCGCATCAGACACTGGTCTGCCCAACTCAACCAACACCACATCCCGCAAACTCATTGTTTAG
- a CDS encoding type II toxin-antitoxin system RelE/ParE family toxin: MIQILKSCKKELKEFSEEVRGDLADALARLDEGLKLSMPLSRPMPSIHSGAHELRFRDRLGIYRVVYFILRKNDIWLVHAFKKKTQSTPNQNIEIARRRIKELL; encoded by the coding sequence GTGATTCAAATTCTGAAGTCGTGCAAAAAAGAGCTAAAGGAATTCAGTGAAGAAGTTAGGGGAGACCTAGCTGATGCATTAGCTAGGCTTGATGAGGGCTTAAAATTATCCATGCCGTTGTCTCGACCGATGCCATCGATTCATTCAGGAGCACACGAACTTCGTTTTAGAGATCGGTTAGGAATTTATCGAGTTGTGTATTTTATTCTTCGGAAAAATGACATTTGGCTTGTTCACGCATTCAAAAAGAAGACCCAAAGCACACCAAATCAGAATATTGAAATCGCCAGGAGGCGAATTAAGGAGTTACTATGA
- the dacB gene encoding D-alanyl-D-alanine carboxypeptidase/D-alanyl-D-alanine-endopeptidase, with protein sequence MMFSLRLSFILVFSFFIVSFFDSIAQGATNSQLASQIEKTLKKYKIDKSELGLWVGNSQSETITSVNATRAFQPASIAKVITAGVVLKLLGPSVKLKSKLVSNSPEKAGKLSGNLYFVGSGDPGFVSEKMWYLVNEFRRNNITEIEGDLVIDDSLFDDVRISSSREDSRVDRAYDAPVGAASFNWNSVNVFVRPTRPGEKAQVTIDPESEYIELVNNAKTTNGGDCQVNVERTRSSKIGDMIRVSGSISKDCPEKVIYKNITNPPIWLGFNLKSFLLQRGIKVGGTVKTGKAPNGARELAFVESEPLRLQVENMMKFSNNYIAEMLTKLLAAQTKSPASLDQGIKVIQSELVQLGFSKAEIRFENPSGLTLENAISPSALGRFLAQTQKDFSTFAEFLSSFPVAGVDGTLKSRLNGFRRQVRAKTGLMKNAGIVSLAGYMKTQSDDELTFVLMYNHRKSISDVSRVWQCFDDIIADILKAS encoded by the coding sequence ATGATGTTTTCGTTGCGACTGTCGTTTATCCTGGTGTTCTCATTTTTTATTGTTTCTTTTTTTGACTCGATTGCTCAGGGAGCGACGAATTCGCAGCTTGCCTCACAGATAGAAAAGACGCTTAAGAAGTACAAGATCGACAAAAGCGAGCTCGGGCTTTGGGTGGGGAACTCTCAATCCGAAACCATTACTTCGGTTAATGCGACAAGAGCCTTTCAGCCGGCTTCGATTGCGAAAGTCATTACCGCGGGAGTCGTCTTAAAGCTTCTTGGTCCTTCAGTGAAGTTGAAAAGTAAGTTGGTTTCGAATTCACCTGAGAAGGCGGGCAAGCTTTCGGGAAACCTCTACTTCGTTGGTAGCGGAGACCCGGGTTTTGTCTCCGAAAAGATGTGGTATCTCGTGAATGAGTTTCGTAGAAATAATATTACCGAAATTGAAGGAGATCTTGTCATCGACGATAGTCTTTTCGACGACGTGAGGATTTCGAGCTCTCGCGAAGATTCCCGAGTTGATCGCGCCTACGATGCGCCCGTGGGCGCCGCCTCGTTCAATTGGAACTCCGTCAACGTCTTTGTGAGGCCGACACGTCCGGGTGAAAAAGCGCAAGTCACAATTGATCCCGAGAGCGAGTACATTGAACTGGTCAATAATGCAAAGACGACAAATGGGGGCGACTGCCAAGTCAACGTAGAAAGAACTCGAAGTTCAAAGATAGGAGATATGATTAGAGTCTCCGGATCGATTTCAAAAGATTGCCCAGAGAAAGTTATTTACAAGAACATCACCAATCCTCCGATATGGCTGGGGTTCAATCTAAAGAGTTTTCTTCTTCAAAGGGGAATCAAAGTTGGTGGAACTGTAAAAACCGGAAAGGCACCAAATGGAGCGCGAGAGCTCGCGTTTGTTGAGTCGGAGCCATTGCGCCTGCAGGTGGAAAACATGATGAAGTTTTCTAACAACTATATAGCAGAAATGTTGACGAAGTTGTTGGCCGCTCAAACAAAGTCGCCGGCATCTTTGGATCAAGGTATAAAAGTGATTCAGTCCGAGTTGGTGCAACTTGGATTCTCAAAAGCAGAGATCCGTTTTGAGAACCCATCTGGTTTGACGCTAGAAAACGCAATTTCTCCGTCGGCACTCGGAAGATTTCTTGCTCAAACTCAAAAAGACTTTTCTACGTTTGCAGAGTTTCTAAGTTCGTTTCCGGTAGCGGGGGTTGATGGCACACTCAAGTCTAGGTTAAACGGGTTTCGACGTCAGGTGAGAGCCAAAACGGGTTTGATGAAGAATGCTGGTATTGTGAGCTTAGCGGGATATATGAAGACCCAGTCTGATGACGAGTTGACCTTTGTCTTAATGTACAACCATCGAAAGTCGATATCTGATGTGAGTCGCGTTTGGCAGTGTTTCGATGACATTATTGCTGATATTCTAAAGGCCTCATGA
- a CDS encoding acyltransferase, whose protein sequence is MRAKFPLIARLLLGFIFFASGLAGLLQLVPVPPDLPERLVTFNNGLMATGYFMPFLKAPEIVCGLMLLSGFFVPLALVILAPIVLNIFLVHAFLAPSGVALSLILGALLIYLSFFSMPYSSIVKLLFKTKH, encoded by the coding sequence ATGAGAGCGAAGTTTCCGTTGATTGCTCGTCTTTTACTTGGCTTTATATTTTTTGCATCTGGTTTGGCGGGGCTTCTTCAGTTGGTTCCCGTTCCTCCAGATCTACCCGAACGTCTTGTTACTTTCAATAACGGGCTTATGGCTACGGGTTATTTTATGCCCTTTCTCAAGGCGCCAGAAATCGTTTGTGGGCTCATGCTACTGAGTGGTTTTTTTGTCCCTTTGGCCCTTGTGATATTGGCGCCCATAGTTTTGAATATATTTCTAGTACACGCATTTTTGGCGCCCAGCGGGGTTGCTCTTTCCTTAATATTGGGGGCACTTCTTATCTATCTGTCCTTCTTCTCGATGCCATATTCTTCAATAGTGAAACTGCTATTTAAAACGAAGCATTGA